A stretch of DNA from Lycium ferocissimum isolate CSIRO_LF1 chromosome 4, AGI_CSIRO_Lferr_CH_V1, whole genome shotgun sequence:
actcaattagtatttctcacttttcttttcctcctcaaaaataataattattactttctCTACGGGAAATTTGTTATGTAGATTTAAAAGGCGAAACTATCATTagtttaaagaagtaaaaaaaagacGAAGGTTGAAAagttaagaataaaaataagtatttaaaaGAGTCAATATTACGATAAAGGGGGTAGGCGAAAGGTCgtactttaatttaatttttaaatcaaaGTTAGAGGGcgtaaatgattttcaccccaTCTTTAGAACATAGAAGTAATTATATAATCATAGACATATTTGTTTTTTACAATCATAGCGTTTAAATGTACTCATATGAATCATTATTTTGAGACTTCAAGTGTCAACGTTAAACAAATTATATTTGTCTCTTTAATGTGTTATTTGTCAAATTCCTTTTAAATCCatagtattttatttttcttttttaaatccgGTTTTAGAAAACTCCTTAGCCCCAAACTGAGATTCATCAAATAGTGCATGTTCAACCAGTGCTTATGCTACACAGGTTGATTTCcccttttcaaaaaaagtttgGTATCAATTGTGGTATAGCTGTATATATAACCTTTGCCATGCCGCGTGTTTAGGTTATTTTCAACTTCACAGGTGTTAATGACACGTTATTTCAAATCTTACCTCATCATGAACCCTTATTAGTTAACCTACATATTCCCTTTCTaagttgaaaaggaaaaaaaagtcaAGTACAAGTAACCAAATTACCCCCAACAGAATGTATAAATCTCCAACCCCCCTCTTCACAAAATTGAAGCACGAAACCAGTACGTGTAATacttcaaaaaaagaaatattacgTAACACATTCTGTCAAAAATGGCATCAAGAAAGAACAAAATTTGCATGGCTTTAATTGCATTAATAGTAGTGGGCATGATTTCAAGAGGAGCGATGGCTCAATCCAACTGCATGAATGCGTTACTTAGTATGTATTCATGCCTTAGCTATGTCACCGGATCAACTTCAAAAACGCCGTCGAGTTCTTGCTGCTCAGCCCTCTCTGGGGTGCTGCAATCACAGCCTAGGTGCCTTTGCACCATTGCTAATGGTGGTGGTTCGTCGTTAGGTGTCCAAATTAATCAAACTCTTGCACTTGCTTTGCCTGCTGCATGTAACCTGCAAACTCCTCCTGTCAGTAGATGTTATGGTAAGTAATTAATGGGACGATCTTATGATCCATGcattaaatattaattagtaAAAGCTAAGGTTACTAATTATAAGGTAATTAAAGATAAATTTTTATGATTAGCATTAATTGGTAACGCTGGTAAATGGTATGAGCCGGCTATTGCAAGTTAAACTACATTGATGCTGTAAAAAGTCATTATACGGTTATTCTATACTCCTTTCATCTCAAATAATTTGTcgtgtttttcttttataaaccCCTTAAGAAAACCATAATTAGGATCGGAGGTGGtttatgactattttacccttatttatttgttaatatataatctctttcatttattattttactCTATTATGTGTCATCTCCTCATAATATGTGTATGTAGTCATCAAGAACAATtaatactaagggtaaaatggcaaaataatcaattttgtcttgaatttataaaatgacaaatacTTTGAGATAACTATTTTTAGAAATCATGACAAATAATTTAAGAAGGATAGAATATAACTTAAATCATTAACAAATTAAACCACTTTAATTAGGCATAAAAGAACTGTTACAGTTTACGTTGTatcaaaataatcttttctCTAGCAAATGCATTCGATCGAAATTATATCAAACAGACCTTGTACTAATTTTCGTACACTGATTAGTTAGTAGCATTAATTTATCAGATATTGAGACATGGGTGAAAAACTAAGTACGTTTAGGTAATAGGTTGTACACATACTTTGTTAGGAGTAACATAGGTTAGCAAACTGGGACTATATATGTCGAATTATAGGTCGTATATATGCAAATTGCACTTTGATATTTTCTCTGATTCTAACTTTGACGCAAATTTGTGCTAATAATATTTGGTAGCTGGTAATGGACCGGCTATGCCTCCAATGCCAACGGGTTCTCCAGTGGGCTCACCAGAGCGTTCACCAGAGGACGAGACTGTGGATCCTCCAATGCCAGGTAAGTTATGAATACACAcgccatattaaaaaaatattccttatttttttttattaagtgGCTAGTTATATTAAGACACTTAAACTGAACcgcaaaagaaaattattttgtgtCTCACACAACTAATTAACACTAGTTGTATGAGGCTTTTTTTGTCTCATAAGTTGGTGGATCCAAATGTTATGCTTTTGAGTCCACCAACTtgtgagttaaaaaaaaaaaaaactaaaaaaataagtgtCAGATGTGTGAGACACATAATAAACAATACGAAGCGAAGATCAATAATTATCCATGAACTACAAACTATTAAGCATCTACATTTCTTTGATTATCTATTTATGAGACCATACTTATtttgacatgttatatatttaTGGATGGATTGAGCAGGGCTTGAAGACAATTGGGAGAACTAGCAATACCTCCAGTTGAAGCCTTCTAAAGTCCCTCTTCAAATTGTTTCCGTTGCTTCCATGACCTTGAAGTTTCCGTGTTTTTCATCTGGGAGTTCCAAAAGAATAGTTTGTTACATAAATTAGCAATACATTTTAATGTAATGTCATGTTCTGTTAGGTTATGGTGTGATTTATATTAATTACTTGTGTGTTGTTTCCATTCATTTCTGTACTGTCCTAGCAATGAACTCTAAAAGTTTGAATTTATGTGCCACTATTATTATCTGAAACTGAATATTCCTAGGAGTGAGATAAATATTTCGTCTTTGTTGTCAGGCTCATCTCACCGTGGCATTCTcttgaattataatttcaaaaccggcaaaaaaaaaaaactgcccCATTTAAACAAtgttctcaatttttctttttctactcCAAGAGGTTTCTTACAGAATAAATAATTACCGAGGAAAGGGTATCATCTACATATGGTAATTTAAATGTGGCTATTGTTCCCACTTCCCACCATTGCTAATGAAGCTTATGCAATGGCTAAAGCTCGGTAGCATTTCCGTGCTACACGCTGTACTAACCTGCCCGAAAACCATTAAAACAACAGCCAAAATTGACAATAATTTTAATCCTTCCATTATTGAATGAATTTTAAAGATTTAGAGAATTAGTTATAAGCGAATATGTGCGAGGACGAAAGATGAGTGTATAGAAGCTTGG
This window harbors:
- the LOC132054451 gene encoding non-specific lipid transfer protein GPI-anchored 5-like; the encoded protein is MASRKNKICMALIALIVVGMISRGAMAQSNCMNALLSMYSCLSYVTGSTSKTPSSSCCSALSGVLQSQPRCLCTIANGGGSSLGVQINQTLALALPAACNLQTPPVSRCYAGNGPAMPPMPTGSPVGSPERSPEDETVDPPMPGLEDNWEN